The Apteryx mantelli isolate bAptMan1 chromosome Z, bAptMan1.hap1, whole genome shotgun sequence genome has a segment encoding these proteins:
- the MLANA gene encoding melanoma antigen recognized by T-cells 1: protein MPRKNHQPDGNSFRGKGHSYFAEEALGIGIFILVLAILLIFGCWYYKRRSGYKSLLSKSSSVGTVRTVVGEGSPRPDCKMALQEYRNFNSVVPDAPPAYDKIAAEQSPPPYSP from the exons ATGCCCAGAAAAAATCACCAGCCAGATGGCAACTCTTTCAGAGGGAAAGGACAcagttactttgcagaaga AGCTCTGGGCATTGGAATTTTCATTTTGGTGCTGGCAATTTTACTTATCTTTGGCTGCTGGTACTACAAAAGACGCAGTGGCTACAAAAGTCTACTG AGCAAAAGCTCTAGTGTGGGCACAGTACGAACCGTGGTAGGTGAGGGAAGTCCAAGACCGGACTGCAAAATGGCTCTGCAGGAGTACAGAAACTTTAATTCTGTG GTACCTGATGCTCCACCAGCTTATGACAAGATTGCAGCAGAACAATCGCCACCACCTTATTCACCATGA